The Chloroflexota bacterium DNA segment CTTTGATCAGCACATCCTTGGGTCCGATTTTGGCACACCCACGTCTTTGAGTTCAAATCCCGGTTCTTTACCTGTTTTGAGCAGTGCTTTCATCTATGTGTGCTTCCTTCCGAACCAATAATGTGCTATCTGGCTAGTGCCTGGAGCATTTTATCGGCTGCTTCCTTGGCGGACATCCCCTCGCTGATGCCCAGCTTTCTGGCCGCTTCATTGACTGCGGAAATGTTACCCTGTTCGTAGGTGCTGTCGCCGTTGCCGATTTTGGCGGTCATGTTGCCCACGGCGGCTGCCGGGATACCTTGCTCATCGAGCAGTTTAAGACCGGCGATGCCAGCGTCCTGCTTCCCTTTCCCTGCGTCGTTGCCAATGGCTCCCTTAACCTTGCATCCCGCCAGGTAGCTCCCGCTGCCTTGGTGTGAGCCGGTCACAATGATGTCGTTGCTGTTGCTTTCATTGACGTCAGAACTGGTTTCCACGATGATGATTCTGGATTTCCCAGACGTTTTCACTACTTTTTGTTGTCCGTGCTGCATAGTGTACCTCCCGATGAACTCAACGATGCTTATTTCTGTTTAAGCGCGGCCTCGAACATTTTATCCGCGGCTTCCTTGGCGGACATCCCTTTAGTGATGCCCAGTATTTTGGCTGTCTCATTCGCGACTGATATCACGCCTTCTTCATAGGTAGCGGTGCCGTTACCAATCTTGGCCGACATGCACGATACCGCTGCCCCCGGGACTCCGTGCTGGCCTAGGAGTTTCAGACCGGCGATTCCCGCCTCCTCAAGACCGATGCCGGCATCATTGCCGATCATGCCGCGGATTTTCGCCTGCAAGGCATACTGGCCCACATTCAGCCCGAAATGGGAACCGTCTACCACCACATCTTTTTTGTTATTATCATCAATGGATGTGGCCGAGTTGGCAATGATGATGCGGTACCCGCCGGACTCCTTGACGACTTTGTGTACTTCCTTGACCATTGCTTGTCCTCCTGTATAAAAGTCCTGTGGTATTAGAGGCCTTTTCTATCCGTTCAGGCCTTGGTTATTTCCTTCACACTTTTCTGAATGTTTTCAATCTTCATAATCTTCTTCCAGAGTTCACAGTATCCCTTCTATCGTCTTGATCAACTGGTTCTCATCGGGAATCCAGTAGTCTTCCATAACTATGCCATAGGGCACGGGGGTATTGGGGGCATTCACCCGTTTAATGGGGGCGTCTAAATGATCGAACGCCTCATCTGCCATGACACCGGCTACGTATGAGGCGAAACTGCCGCTCTCACATTCTTCCGTGAAACAGACCAGCCGCCCCTTTTTTTCACCGAGTTCAGCACTGTTTCCTTATCGAAGGGCACGATGGTGCGCGGGTCGATGACCTCCAGGCTGATTCCCTTTTCCTGCTGCAGTTTTTCGGCAGCGTTGAGCGCCATGGTAACCATGTACGCAGTAGCCATCACGGTCACATCAGTGCCTTCTCGCTTGATTTCTGCCTGACCAAAGGGAACCAGGTATTCTTCATCAGGCACCTGGCTGGTGGGGCCGCCCCACATGAGCCGCTTGTGCTCGAAGAACATCACCGGGTTATCATCGCGGATGGCGGTCTTGAGCAGTCCCTTGGCGTCATAGGCGTTGGAAGGGAGCGCGATTTTCAGTCCCGGGATGCACATCATCATGCCCTCGATGCTCTGGGAGTGCTGGGCAGCGGAACGTCGTCCGGCGCCGGTGAGGGCGTCCATGGTAAGGGGCATCTTAATTTTGCCCCCGAACATATATCTCATCTTGGTCATCTGGTTCATGATTTCGTCCCAGGCCACCCCCAGGAAGTCGGCAAATCGCATTCGCGCAATCGGCCTCATTCCGGTGATGGCCGCGCCGATGGAAGCGCCCAGTATGGCTGCCTCGGAGAGGGGGGTATCCCTGACCCTGTCTATGCCATATTTCTGATACAGGCCACCGATTTCTCCCATCAGGCCGCCCATTGGCCCCACGTCTTCACCGATGATGAACACCGCGGGATCTCTGGCCATTTCCTCGTCGAGGGCTTCACCAATCGCCTGTCGAATATTTATCTCTCTCATGCCTGTCTCCTATGAATAAACGTTTTCCAAAGTCTCTTCCGGTTCGGGGAAGGGGCTTTCCTGAGCAAATTTAACCGCCTCATCCATTTCGGCAAGCGCTTCTTTATCAATATCTTCAGCCTTCTTTTCGGTCAGCACCTTCATCTC contains these protein-coding regions:
- a CDS encoding YunC family protein: MQHGQQKVVKTSGKSRIIIVETSSDVNESNSNDIIVTGSHQGSGSYLAGCKVKGAIGNDAGKGKQDAGIAGLKLLDEQGIPAAAVGNMTAKIGNGDSTYEQGNISAVNEAARKLGISEGMSAKEAADKMLQALAR